In the genome of Tursiops truncatus isolate mTurTru1 chromosome 21, mTurTru1.mat.Y, whole genome shotgun sequence, one region contains:
- the LOC117310055 gene encoding LOW QUALITY PROTEIN: beta-defensin 109-like (The sequence of the model RefSeq protein was modified relative to this genomic sequence to represent the inferred CDS: inserted 2 bases in 1 codon): MEWTNSSEFRHLSLGNEEDRQEGAAWKGMITGTELRQNNWTANSGLREVRSGLASAENHCFNLSGLCRRDTCKIXQDIIGAYRRRWKCCRQWWILLPIPTSIIYSDYQPPIKHKLK; the protein is encoded by the exons ATGGAATGGACAAACTCGTCTGAGTTTAGACACCTGTCTTTGGGCAACGAAGAAGACAGACAGGAAGGGGCGGCCTGGAAGGGAATGATCACTGGGACTGAGCTGAGACAGAACAACTGGACGGCAAACTCTGGGTTAAGAGAAG TAAGAAGTGGTTTGGCTTCTGCTGAAAACCACTGTTTCAATCTCTCTGGCCTTTGCAGAAGAGACACCTGCAAGAT ACAGGATATAATTGGTGCCTACCGAAGACGGTGGAAATGCTGTCGCCAGTGGTGGATTCTTCTGCCAATTCCAACGTCCATTATCTATTCAGATTATCAACCACCCATTAAGCATAAATTGAAATGA
- the LOC101330066 gene encoding beta-defensin 130B-like: MRLHLLLSVLLLSLTIIPKASTGLIPGQKQCILLRGVCKDGGCTSTDDTIGICNDQKKCCRRWWVLLPYPTPVPKSKSP, translated from the exons ATGAGACTCCATTTACTGCTTTCTGTTCTCCTCCTCTCTTTGACTATAATACCAAAAG CAAGTACTGGCCTTATTCCAGGACAGAAACAATGCATTCTTCTGCGAGGGGTGTGCAAAGATGGAGGATGCACCAGCACGGATGATACCATTGGTATATGTAATGATCAAAAAAAATGTTGTAGAAGGTGGTGGGTACTTCTTCCCTATCCAACGCCAGTTCCCAAATCAAAATCTCCTTGA